Proteins encoded together in one Flavobacteriales bacterium window:
- a CDS encoding OmpH family outer membrane protein has translation MLLPAITSHAQRIAFVDTKYILGKMPDYQSAQSELDRLSSQWQKEIDDRWETIRKLRDAYNAEAILLTDDMKASRREDIEKKEREARDLQKKRFGPDGDLFKKREELIQPIQDRIYQAIKEVAGTTYVAIFDIGSKGNNVLFASEKYDKSDSVLRKLGIRPDKEGEPGNTRGNDDDDQPERQPEDGGAQPQRDGGSSPDRGGGENTIKPPR, from the coding sequence ATGCTGCTGCCGGCGATCACCAGCCACGCCCAGCGCATCGCCTTCGTGGACACGAAGTACATCCTGGGCAAGATGCCCGACTATCAGAGCGCCCAAAGCGAACTGGACCGCCTGAGCTCCCAGTGGCAGAAGGAGATCGACGATCGCTGGGAGACCATCCGCAAGCTGCGCGATGCCTACAACGCCGAGGCCATCCTGTTGACCGATGACATGAAGGCGAGCCGCCGCGAGGACATCGAGAAGAAGGAACGCGAGGCGAGGGACCTGCAGAAGAAGCGCTTCGGGCCCGATGGCGACCTGTTCAAGAAGCGGGAAGAGCTCATCCAGCCCATTCAGGACCGCATCTATCAAGCCATCAAGGAGGTGGCCGGCACCACCTACGTGGCCATCTTCGACATCGGCAGCAAGGGTAACAATGTGCTCTTCGCCAGCGAGAAGTACGACAAGAGCGACAGCGTGCTGCGCAAGCTCGGCATCCGCCCCGACAAGGAAGGCGAGCCCGGGAACACGCGCGGCAATGACGACGATGATCAACCCGAGCGCCAGCCCGAGGATGGCGGCGCCCAGCCCCAACGCGACGGTGGCAGCAGCCCCGACCGAGGTGGCGGCGAGAACACGATCAAACCCCCACGATGA
- a CDS encoding gamma carbonic anhydrase family protein gives MALIKQVRGHGPRFGEGCFLAENAVVVGDVVMGDRCSIWFHAVVRGDVNAIRIGHRVNVQDGAVLHCTYERAALTIGDDVSIGHRAIVHGCTVHDKVLIGMGAIVMDHAVIGSGSVIAAGAVVTQGTVVEPGSLMAGVPARRIGPVSPELSSGEIERIARNYQLYASWFTEE, from the coding sequence ATGGCACTGATCAAGCAGGTGCGCGGCCACGGGCCGCGGTTCGGTGAGGGCTGCTTCCTGGCCGAGAACGCCGTGGTGGTGGGCGATGTGGTGATGGGCGACCGCTGCAGCATCTGGTTCCATGCGGTGGTGCGGGGCGATGTGAACGCGATCCGCATCGGCCACCGGGTGAACGTGCAGGACGGCGCGGTGCTCCACTGCACGTACGAGCGGGCCGCGCTCACGATCGGCGACGACGTGAGCATCGGCCACCGGGCCATCGTGCACGGCTGCACGGTACATGACAAGGTGCTCATCGGCATGGGCGCCATCGTGATGGACCACGCAGTGATCGGCAGCGGCAGCGTGATCGCGGCGGGCGCGGTGGTCACACAAGGCACGGTGGTGGAGCCCGGCAGCCTGATGGCCGGCGTGCCGGCACGGCGCATCGGTCCGGTGAGCCCGGAGCTTTCGAGCGGCGAGATCGAGCGGATCGCCCGCAACTATCAACTGTACGCGAGCTGGTTCACGGAGGAGTGA
- a CDS encoding heavy-metal-associated domain-containing protein, translating to MKHLITLFLAICTTVTHGQQEDMAQLNIVSSTVCDMCERTIEENLIYEKGVQKVDVDLATSTVHITYKAEKNTPEGLRAALVKLGYSADGVPGDPKAFAKLPACCQKEGCGKLPTEPKP from the coding sequence ATGAAACACCTCATCACCCTGTTCCTCGCCATCTGCACCACGGTCACCCACGGTCAGCAGGAAGACATGGCGCAGCTCAACATCGTGAGCAGCACGGTCTGCGACATGTGCGAACGCACCATCGAGGAGAACCTCATCTACGAGAAAGGCGTGCAGAAGGTCGATGTCGACCTGGCCACCTCCACGGTGCACATCACGTACAAAGCGGAGAAGAACACCCCGGAAGGCCTGCGCGCTGCGCTGGTGAAGCTGGGCTATAGTGCGGACGGCGTGCCGGGCGACCCCAAGGCCTTCGCGAAGCTGCCCGCCTGCTGCCAGAAGGAAGGCTGCGGAAAGCTCCCGACGGAGCCGAAACCCTGA
- a CDS encoding OmpH family outer membrane protein, protein MKTFLISLALVATAAPAFAQAKLGHIDRQALMLTLPERKDAETKMQAFAKSLDDRLKAMGAEYQQKVTDAQAKEATMTNTEKEMAIREIGELEKRITEAQEKAQEDLAKQEEELLRPMVEKTNKAIQDVAAENGFTYIFDTSAGFVLYYEKGEDILAKVKAKLGIQ, encoded by the coding sequence ATGAAGACCTTTCTGATTTCCCTGGCCCTGGTGGCCACCGCCGCCCCGGCCTTCGCGCAGGCGAAGCTCGGTCACATCGACCGCCAGGCCCTGATGCTCACCCTGCCCGAGCGCAAGGACGCCGAGACCAAGATGCAGGCCTTCGCCAAAAGCCTCGACGACCGCCTGAAGGCCATGGGCGCCGAGTACCAGCAGAAGGTGACCGACGCGCAGGCCAAGGAGGCCACCATGACCAACACCGAGAAGGAAATGGCCATCCGCGAGATCGGCGAGCTGGAGAAGCGCATCACGGAGGCCCAGGAGAAGGCCCAGGAGGACCTGGCCAAGCAGGAGGAGGAATTGCTGCGCCCCATGGTGGAGAAGACCAACAAGGCCATCCAGGACGTGGCGGCCGAGAACGGTTTCACCTACATCTTCGACACCAGCGCAGGCTTCGTGCTCTACTACGAGAAGGGCGAGGACATCCTGGCCAAGGTGAAGGCCAAGCTCGGCATCCAGTAG
- the murI gene encoding glutamate racemase, translating into MRDPRPIGVFDSGIGGLTVAQAIRQALPAERLLYFGDQAHVPYGDRDDAQILDFSEAIAHWLLERGAKALVIACNTASAAALKPLRERLPHVPIVGMEPAVKPAVEHTRTGVVGVIATVATMQGAVFASIVERFAQGVTVLQQACPGLVRQIEAGELDSPRTEAMLRGWLEPMVDRGIDALVLGCTHYPLVRPLIERIVGPDVRVIDPAPAIARRSAQVLAEADLAAGEGDGGIEVYTTGEVDRLRTMLHRLGMGPWPVHGLQWTEGRLTPP; encoded by the coding sequence GTGCGGGATCCCCGTCCCATCGGCGTTTTCGATAGTGGCATCGGTGGCCTCACCGTGGCTCAGGCCATCCGGCAGGCGCTCCCCGCGGAGCGCCTGCTCTATTTCGGCGACCAGGCCCACGTGCCGTACGGTGACCGGGACGACGCGCAGATCCTCGACTTCAGCGAGGCGATCGCGCACTGGCTGCTGGAGCGTGGCGCCAAGGCGCTGGTCATCGCCTGCAACACCGCCAGCGCCGCTGCGCTGAAGCCCCTGCGCGAGCGCTTGCCGCATGTGCCCATCGTGGGCATGGAGCCCGCCGTGAAGCCCGCCGTGGAGCATACACGGACCGGCGTGGTCGGGGTCATCGCCACCGTGGCCACCATGCAGGGCGCCGTGTTCGCCAGCATCGTGGAGCGGTTCGCGCAAGGCGTCACTGTGCTGCAGCAGGCCTGCCCGGGGCTGGTGCGGCAGATCGAGGCCGGCGAGCTGGACAGCCCGCGCACCGAGGCCATGCTGCGCGGATGGTTGGAGCCCATGGTGGACCGTGGCATCGATGCCCTGGTGCTCGGTTGCACGCACTACCCGCTCGTGCGCCCGCTGATCGAGCGCATCGTGGGGCCGGATGTCCGCGTGATCGATCCCGCGCCGGCCATCGCGCGCCGGTCGGCGCAGGTGCTCGCCGAGGCGGATCTCGCCGCCGGTGAAGGCGACGGGGGCATCGAGGTGTACACCACCGGCGAGGTGGACCGGCTGCGCACCATGCTCCATCGTCTGGGCATGGGCCCCTGGCCGGTCCACGGACTGCAATGGACGGAGGGCCGCCTCACTCCTCCGTGA
- a CDS encoding TonB-dependent receptor, whose product MHPFKKRVPFILSLLWPLTVAAQDATVRGVVRSAADGGVVPYATVGWSGTVVATSSDSSGLFTLPLPATLPASLITRLVGFATDTVLVPAIPTGELGITLRPVGQLKGVDVVERTQGTTLSTRSILSQEQLGVKELKRAACCDLSESFETNATVDVSFSDAISGTKVIRMLGLDGKYAQLSVENLPFVRGLSASSGLTLIPGTWIHAINVSKGAGTAVNGPNAITGQIDLCLLNPLDEPPLFVNLYGNSQGRAEANVHARQRIGAHAANLLLVHGNWFNTEMDQNRDGFMDMPRTRRINVMDRFVHAREGRITQVAVRHVEDIREGGSTFKHVEGDHPQHAPYVVDIRNAMTDLLGKHGFVFRNDATRSLGFVTALRRHDMTARFGDRRHEGSQLSGYVSGIYQQLARGGKDQLKAGLSLQVDDFEETFQDSSFARNEVMPGLFTEYTLQAGDVSVVSGVRADRNSWYGTVVSPRLHAKWDIGPLTVARASLGHGFRSTNPLVENAAVLASSRRVVVENGPGLERAWTFGAGALHKVKWIGRKWALGLDAYHTRFTAQLVADLDRSPQLLVLYMLDGPSYATSVLADVQVELSRTLDLKLSYRWYDVATTYDGVLRERPFTPPHRGLVDLAWESPNERWRADASVNLFSSSRIPWTTANPEPYRFPRRSPAYATLHAQVTFIWRAWEFYLGGENLTSAGQTRQIIAPEDPHGPYFDASLIWGPTVGAMIYGGLRYTLRPTKNPA is encoded by the coding sequence ATGCATCCGTTCAAGAAGAGAGTTCCCTTCATCCTATCGCTGCTGTGGCCGCTCACCGTGGCCGCTCAGGATGCCACGGTCCGCGGCGTCGTTCGCTCCGCGGCGGACGGTGGCGTCGTGCCGTATGCCACCGTGGGCTGGTCGGGCACCGTGGTGGCCACCTCCAGCGACAGCTCCGGCCTCTTTACCCTGCCCCTGCCGGCGACCCTGCCCGCCTCGCTCATCACCCGCCTGGTGGGTTTCGCCACGGATACGGTCCTCGTGCCGGCGATCCCGACCGGGGAGTTGGGCATCACCCTTCGTCCCGTGGGCCAGTTGAAGGGTGTGGACGTGGTGGAGCGCACCCAGGGGACCACGCTGAGCACCCGGTCGATCCTCAGCCAGGAGCAGCTGGGGGTGAAGGAGCTGAAGCGTGCGGCCTGCTGTGACCTCAGCGAGAGCTTTGAGACCAACGCCACCGTGGACGTGAGCTTCAGCGATGCCATCAGCGGCACGAAGGTGATCCGGATGCTGGGGCTCGACGGGAAGTACGCGCAGCTCAGCGTGGAGAACCTGCCGTTCGTGCGCGGCCTCAGCGCCAGTTCCGGCCTCACGCTGATCCCCGGCACCTGGATCCATGCCATCAACGTGAGCAAGGGAGCGGGCACCGCGGTGAACGGGCCCAACGCCATCACCGGGCAGATCGACCTCTGCCTCCTGAACCCGCTGGACGAGCCTCCGCTCTTCGTGAACCTCTACGGCAACAGCCAGGGCCGCGCGGAGGCCAACGTGCATGCCCGGCAGCGGATCGGTGCGCACGCCGCCAACCTGCTGTTGGTGCATGGCAACTGGTTCAATACGGAGATGGACCAGAACCGCGACGGCTTCATGGACATGCCGCGGACGCGGCGCATCAACGTGATGGACCGCTTCGTGCACGCCCGCGAGGGGCGCATCACCCAAGTGGCCGTGCGCCATGTGGAGGATATCCGCGAAGGGGGCAGCACCTTCAAGCACGTTGAGGGGGACCACCCCCAGCACGCCCCCTACGTGGTGGATATCCGCAACGCGATGACCGACCTGCTGGGTAAACATGGCTTCGTGTTCCGCAACGATGCCACACGGAGCCTGGGCTTCGTCACCGCCTTGCGCCGACACGACATGACCGCACGGTTCGGGGACCGCAGGCACGAGGGATCGCAGCTCAGCGGCTACGTGAGCGGCATCTACCAGCAGCTCGCCCGCGGCGGCAAGGACCAGCTGAAAGCGGGGCTGAGCCTGCAGGTGGACGACTTCGAGGAGACCTTCCAGGACAGCAGCTTCGCACGCAACGAGGTGATGCCCGGGCTGTTCACGGAATACACCCTGCAGGCCGGTGACGTGTCCGTAGTGTCGGGTGTGCGGGCCGACCGCAACAGCTGGTACGGCACGGTGGTCAGCCCGCGGCTGCACGCCAAATGGGACATCGGTCCGTTGACGGTGGCGCGCGCCAGCCTGGGCCACGGGTTCCGCAGCACCAACCCCCTGGTGGAGAACGCGGCCGTGCTGGCCAGCTCGCGGCGGGTGGTGGTGGAGAACGGACCCGGACTGGAGCGGGCGTGGACCTTCGGCGCGGGAGCCCTTCACAAGGTCAAGTGGATCGGGCGCAAGTGGGCCCTGGGCCTGGACGCGTACCACACCCGGTTCACCGCGCAGCTGGTGGCCGACCTGGACCGGTCGCCGCAATTGCTCGTGCTCTACATGCTGGACGGACCGAGCTACGCCACGAGCGTGCTGGCCGACGTTCAGGTGGAGCTCTCGCGCACCCTGGACCTCAAACTGAGCTACCGCTGGTATGATGTGGCCACCACATACGATGGGGTGCTCCGTGAGCGGCCGTTCACCCCGCCGCACCGCGGCCTGGTGGACCTGGCGTGGGAGAGCCCGAACGAACGGTGGCGGGCCGACGCCTCGGTGAACCTCTTCAGCAGCTCGCGCATCCCTTGGACGACGGCGAATCCCGAGCCTTACCGCTTTCCGCGCCGATCGCCCGCCTACGCCACGCTGCATGCCCAGGTCACCTTCATCTGGCGCGCGTGGGAGTTCTACCTCGGCGGCGAGAACCTGACCAGTGCCGGCCAGACACGGCAGATCATCGCGCCCGAAGATCCCCATGGCCCGTATTTTGACGCCTCGCTGATCTGGGGCCCCACCGTGGGCGCCATGATCTACGGCGGGCTCCGCTACACCCTCCGACCCACGAAGAACCCCGCATGA
- the bamA gene encoding outer membrane protein assembly factor BamA, producing the protein MKHRLLPLLIPVLLGLSAVAQVDERRIMDPAVPRELEIGGITVTGTSTVDVNAVMLFSGLKVGQNVTLPGPRIADAVRNIWEQKLFSDVRVEAAEIRGRTVFLNIVVTEMPRLSRFKFEGVTKSDADKLRERMELTRGQQVNEGLLTNTRGTIRAYYVEKGFLKADADIEQRTDSLMENSVLLIINVKKGKRVRIKDVDFIGNEALTDAKLRRAMKKTRRRLWYNPFASSKFQAKEYRVDKENLLDTYNEKGYRNAAILRDSTWFVNDRRLMVRIELEEGRRFYFRDVRFSGNTKHSDRELLDILNIKRGDVYNKKVLDSRMYMNQTGRDVSSLYMDDGYLSFYPEVIEVADGDSIDLDIRLREGKQYRIRNVLVKGNTKTNEHVIRREIRTKPGQLFNRSDVLRTQRELANLGYFDPEKLGVNPLQDARTGTVDLEYTVEEKPSDRLELSGGWGAGRLVLSLGLSFTNFSLRNITKPAAWQPLPAGDGQTLNLRAQTNGRFFQSYSLSFVEPWLGGRKPNALSISAFHSAQSNGERKYVDTEDGRVDNPLRQSLLITGGSVGLGKRLTWPDDYFLLRQTISYQLYDLRNWNQLFAFNNGQSNVLAYQIQLSRNSVDQPFFARSGSDISLSLKATPPYSWFQPGRDFASEPPDQRYNWAEFHKWKFTTQWFTRITRSKSGHDLVLMTRAGFGFLGRYSKNLGNSPFERFYLGGSALTGFQLDGREIVGLRGYDDLSLAPNTGNFLINKYTAELRFPISLNPSATIYMLTFAEAGNTWGVFDRYDPFQLYRSAGVGLRLFLPMFGPMGLDYGWRFDDVPDEPAMAPGQFHFTIGIDLGEL; encoded by the coding sequence GTGAAGCATCGGCTCCTTCCGCTCCTGATCCCTGTCCTTCTGGGGCTCTCCGCCGTGGCACAGGTGGACGAGCGGCGCATCATGGACCCGGCCGTGCCCCGCGAGCTGGAGATCGGCGGCATCACCGTCACGGGCACCAGCACCGTGGATGTCAACGCCGTGATGCTCTTCAGCGGGCTGAAGGTGGGCCAGAACGTGACCCTGCCCGGTCCGCGCATCGCCGACGCCGTCCGGAACATCTGGGAGCAGAAGCTCTTCAGCGATGTGCGCGTCGAGGCCGCCGAGATCCGCGGACGCACCGTCTTCCTCAACATCGTGGTCACCGAGATGCCGCGCCTGTCGCGGTTCAAGTTCGAGGGCGTCACCAAGAGCGATGCGGACAAGCTGCGCGAACGCATGGAGCTCACCCGCGGCCAGCAGGTGAACGAGGGTCTCCTCACCAACACCCGCGGCACGATCCGCGCGTACTACGTGGAGAAGGGATTCCTGAAGGCCGATGCCGACATCGAGCAACGCACCGACTCCCTGATGGAGAACAGCGTGCTGCTCATCATCAACGTGAAAAAGGGCAAGCGGGTGCGGATCAAGGACGTCGACTTCATCGGCAACGAGGCCCTCACGGACGCCAAGCTGCGCAGGGCGATGAAGAAGACCCGCCGTCGCCTGTGGTACAACCCCTTCGCATCAAGCAAGTTCCAGGCGAAGGAATACCGGGTGGACAAGGAGAACCTGCTGGACACCTACAACGAGAAGGGCTATCGCAACGCCGCGATCCTGCGCGACAGCACCTGGTTCGTGAACGACCGGCGGCTGATGGTGAGGATCGAGCTCGAGGAGGGCCGTCGCTTCTACTTCCGCGACGTGCGCTTCAGCGGCAACACCAAACACAGCGACCGGGAGCTGCTGGACATCCTCAACATCAAGCGGGGCGACGTGTACAACAAGAAGGTGCTCGACAGCCGGATGTACATGAACCAGACCGGCCGCGACGTCAGTTCCCTCTACATGGACGATGGCTACCTGTCCTTCTACCCCGAGGTGATCGAGGTGGCCGACGGCGACAGCATCGACCTGGACATCCGCCTGCGCGAGGGCAAGCAGTACCGCATCCGCAACGTGCTGGTGAAGGGCAATACGAAGACCAACGAGCACGTGATCCGGCGGGAGATCCGCACCAAGCCGGGGCAGCTGTTCAACCGCAGCGATGTGCTGCGCACCCAGCGCGAACTGGCCAACCTGGGCTACTTCGATCCCGAGAAGCTCGGTGTGAACCCGCTGCAGGACGCGCGCACCGGGACCGTGGACCTGGAGTACACCGTGGAGGAGAAACCCAGCGACCGCCTGGAACTGAGCGGCGGCTGGGGGGCGGGCCGCCTGGTGCTCTCGCTCGGCCTGTCCTTCACCAACTTCAGCCTGCGCAACATCACCAAGCCCGCAGCCTGGCAGCCCCTGCCCGCCGGCGATGGACAGACCCTGAACCTGCGGGCCCAGACCAACGGCCGGTTCTTCCAGAGCTACAGCCTGAGCTTCGTGGAACCCTGGCTCGGCGGCCGCAAGCCCAACGCCCTCAGCATCTCCGCCTTCCACTCGGCCCAGAGCAACGGGGAGCGGAAGTACGTGGACACCGAGGACGGTCGGGTGGACAACCCCCTGCGCCAATCGCTGCTGATCACCGGCGGTTCGGTGGGCCTGGGCAAGCGCCTCACCTGGCCCGACGATTACTTCCTGCTGCGACAGACCATCAGCTACCAGCTGTACGACCTGCGCAATTGGAACCAGCTCTTCGCGTTCAACAACGGCCAGAGCAACGTGCTGGCCTACCAGATCCAGCTCTCGCGCAACTCAGTGGACCAGCCCTTCTTCGCCCGCAGCGGCTCGGACATCTCCCTGAGCCTGAAGGCCACCCCGCCGTACTCGTGGTTCCAGCCGGGCCGCGACTTCGCCTCCGAGCCGCCGGACCAACGTTACAACTGGGCCGAGTTCCACAAGTGGAAATTCACCACCCAGTGGTTCACCCGCATCACGCGCAGCAAGAGCGGTCACGACCTGGTGCTGATGACCCGCGCGGGGTTCGGTTTCCTGGGCCGCTACTCCAAGAACCTCGGCAACAGCCCCTTCGAGCGGTTCTACCTGGGTGGCAGCGCCCTCACCGGCTTCCAGCTCGACGGGCGCGAGATCGTGGGCCTGCGCGGCTACGACGACCTCTCCCTGGCCCCGAACACGGGCAACTTCCTCATCAACAAGTACACCGCCGAACTGCGCTTCCCCATCTCCCTGAACCCCTCGGCCACCATCTACATGCTCACCTTCGCCGAGGCCGGTAACACCTGGGGCGTGTTCGACCGGTACGACCCCTTCCAGCTCTATCGCTCGGCCGGCGTGGGCCTGCGCCTCTTCCTGCCCATGTTCGGCCCCATGGGCCTCGACTACGGCTGGCGCTTCGACGATGTGCCCGACGAGCCGGCGATGGCCCCGGGCCAGTTCCACTTCACGATCGGCATCGATCTTGGGGAGCTCTGA
- a CDS encoding acyl transferase, translating to MERPFAVDGPEAFNALALDLFRLHAAHGPIYRTFLKGLRIDPDRVRTVEAIPFLPIQAFRDHPVVLEGLTPDLTFTSSGTTAAITARHHLPWPALYERSFLSGFRKVLGDPVTWRIIALLPAYLERPDSSLVHMAQRLVEASGDPLGGLYLNQYAQVAELLRRSEEEGRKTLLLGVPFALLDLAERHPMPLRHVHIVETGGMKGRRPELVREDLHERLRQAFGVDQVGGEYGMTELLSQAWSPGAGRYHCPPWMSVRIREVNDPFAPQQVGRTGGINIIDLCNIASCPFISTQDLGRLHPDGSFEVLGRFDHSEVRGCNLLAEA from the coding sequence ATCTATTTCGGCTGCACGCGGCGCACGGTCCGATCTACCGCACCTTCCTGAAGGGCCTGCGGATCGATCCGGACCGGGTGCGTACGGTGGAGGCCATCCCCTTTCTGCCGATCCAGGCGTTCCGCGACCATCCGGTCGTGCTGGAGGGACTGACCCCGGACCTGACCTTCACGAGCAGCGGCACCACCGCGGCCATCACCGCCCGGCATCATTTGCCCTGGCCGGCGCTCTACGAGCGGTCCTTCCTGAGCGGCTTCCGGAAGGTCCTCGGCGATCCGGTCACCTGGCGGATCATCGCCCTGCTGCCGGCCTATTTGGAGCGGCCGGACAGTTCGCTGGTGCACATGGCCCAGCGGCTGGTGGAGGCCAGCGGCGATCCGCTCGGCGGCCTTTACCTCAACCAGTACGCCCAGGTGGCGGAGCTGCTCCGGCGGTCCGAGGAGGAAGGGCGCAAGACCCTTCTGCTGGGCGTGCCTTTCGCCCTGCTCGACCTGGCGGAACGGCATCCCATGCCGTTGCGGCACGTGCACATCGTGGAGACGGGGGGCATGAAAGGGCGCCGCCCGGAGCTGGTGCGCGAGGACCTGCACGAACGGCTGCGACAGGCCTTCGGGGTGGACCAGGTCGGAGGCGAATACGGCATGACCGAGCTGCTGAGCCAGGCCTGGAGCCCGGGCGCAGGCCGCTACCACTGCCCGCCATGGATGTCAGTGCGCATCCGGGAGGTCAACGATCCGTTCGCGCCGCAGCAGGTGGGCCGCACCGGAGGCATCAACATCATCGACCTCTGCAACATCGCCAGCTGCCCCTTCATCAGCACCCAGGACCTGGGCCGACTCCACCCGGACGGAAGCTTCGAGGTGCTCGGGCGCTTCGACCATAGCGAGGTCAGAGGCTGTAATCTGCTGGCCGAGGCTTGA
- a CDS encoding isoprenyl transferase has protein sequence MDLKSRIDPARVPAHVAIIMDGNGRWATRQGEHRVVGHTSGVKAVRDTLVGATEIGIRYLTLYAFSTENWNRPQAEVDALMDLLVRTLMSEVDSLNENGVRLNAIGDLESLPGDCHAILQQAMARTAHNDRITLTLALSYSARWELVRMARRLAREVAEGRLRAEDIDETSVAARLTTAGMPDPELLIRTSGELRISNYLLWQIAYAELYFSSVLWPDFRKEDLFEAVLDYQSRERRFGLISEQVNPR, from the coding sequence ATGGACCTGAAGTCCCGCATCGATCCCGCCCGGGTGCCCGCCCATGTGGCCATCATCATGGATGGCAACGGCCGCTGGGCCACGCGCCAGGGCGAGCACCGTGTGGTGGGCCACACCAGCGGGGTGAAGGCCGTGCGCGACACCCTGGTGGGCGCCACCGAGATCGGCATACGCTACCTCACCCTTTACGCGTTCAGCACCGAGAACTGGAACCGTCCCCAGGCCGAGGTGGACGCCCTGATGGACCTGCTGGTGCGCACGCTGATGAGCGAGGTGGACAGCCTCAACGAGAACGGCGTGCGCCTCAATGCCATCGGCGACCTGGAGAGCCTGCCCGGGGACTGCCACGCCATCCTGCAGCAGGCCATGGCCCGCACCGCCCACAACGACCGCATCACCCTCACCCTCGCCCTGAGCTACAGCGCCCGCTGGGAGCTGGTGCGCATGGCCCGCCGGCTGGCCCGTGAGGTCGCGGAAGGCCGCCTGCGGGCCGAGGACATCGACGAGACGTCCGTGGCGGCCCGCCTCACCACCGCCGGCATGCCCGACCCCGAACTGCTGATCCGCACCAGCGGTGAGCTGCGCATCAGCAACTACCTGCTCTGGCAGATCGCCTACGCCGAGCTCTACTTCAGCAGCGTGCTCTGGCCCGATTTCCGCAAGGAGGACCTCTTCGAGGCCGTCCTGGACTACCAGTCCCGGGAACGCCGCTTCGGCCTCATCAGTGAACAGGTGAACCCCCGGTGA
- a CDS encoding NifU family protein, with the protein MSATSTPPPASVYAEMTPNPATMRFVSSVPLLPEGRVLEFLSPEQAQGVSPLAEKVFNLPMTTGVLIGANFITVTKNDIVSWDMVHLELREFIQEHMRNDGRVLYGDVPARELAEANDRAMGHVEPSGEADARIIAVLEEYVRPAVEGDGGHIAFRSFRDGVVTVTLRGSCSGCPSSMVTLKGGVENLLKQMVPGVREVVAEEL; encoded by the coding sequence ATGTCAGCCACCAGCACGCCACCGCCCGCCTCGGTGTACGCCGAGATGACGCCCAACCCGGCCACCATGCGCTTCGTGAGCAGCGTGCCCCTGCTGCCCGAGGGCCGCGTGCTCGAGTTCCTTTCCCCCGAACAGGCCCAAGGTGTGTCCCCGCTGGCCGAAAAGGTGTTCAACCTGCCCATGACCACGGGCGTCCTCATCGGGGCGAACTTCATCACCGTGACCAAGAACGACATCGTCAGCTGGGACATGGTGCATCTGGAACTGCGGGAGTTCATCCAGGAGCACATGCGCAACGACGGCCGTGTGCTTTACGGGGACGTGCCCGCACGCGAGCTGGCCGAGGCCAACGACCGGGCCATGGGCCATGTGGAGCCTTCCGGCGAGGCCGATGCGCGCATCATCGCGGTGCTGGAGGAGTACGTGCGGCCCGCCGTGGAGGGCGATGGTGGCCACATCGCCTTCCGCTCGTTCCGCGACGGCGTGGTGACGGTCACCCTGCGCGGCTCGTGCAGTGGGTGCCCCAGCAGCATGGTGACCCTGAAGGGCGGGGTGGAGAACCTCCTCAAGCAGATGGTGCCCGGCGTGCGCGAAGTGGTGGCCGAGGAACTGTGA